One window from the genome of Fulvivirga lutea encodes:
- the lhgO gene encoding L-2-hydroxyglutarate oxidase: MKYDIIVIGAGIVGLGTALKLLEKSPNLRLLILEKEGEIAKHQTGNNSGVIHSGLYYKPGSLKATNCINGYHMLVDFCQKQDIPFELCGKVVVATSEEEIPLLDNLEKRGAENGLQNIKPLNREELKEYEPHVNGVKGIFVPQTGIVDYKLVSQKYAELIQTSGGSIHFDEKVINITTGSDGCHVETSKSGYQSTLVVNCAGLYSDKVAKFTNQKLDVKIIPFRGEYYKLSKEKEYLVKNLIYPVPDPNFPFLGVHFTRMAKGGVEAGPNAVLAFQREGYKKSDINLSELAESLAWPGFQKVAMKYWKTGFGEMYRSFSKAAFTKALQKLLPEITENDLVEGGAGVRAQACDRNGGLIDDFLIIENEHAINVCNAPSPAATSSLSIGDTVSDLVLKRF; encoded by the coding sequence GTGAAATACGACATTATAGTTATAGGAGCGGGAATTGTTGGATTAGGAACGGCTTTAAAGCTCCTGGAAAAGAGTCCCAATTTAAGGTTACTTATACTCGAAAAAGAAGGTGAAATAGCTAAACATCAGACCGGAAATAATAGCGGAGTTATTCACTCAGGATTGTACTATAAACCGGGCAGTTTAAAGGCTACTAATTGCATTAATGGATATCACATGTTGGTTGATTTCTGCCAAAAGCAGGATATCCCATTTGAGCTATGTGGTAAAGTGGTGGTAGCTACCTCAGAAGAAGAAATACCATTATTGGATAATCTTGAAAAAAGAGGTGCTGAAAACGGCTTGCAGAATATAAAACCATTAAACAGAGAGGAATTAAAGGAGTATGAACCTCATGTGAATGGTGTAAAAGGAATCTTTGTGCCGCAAACCGGTATTGTTGATTACAAATTGGTTTCACAAAAATATGCTGAGCTAATACAAACGTCTGGTGGTTCTATACACTTTGATGAGAAGGTAATAAACATAACCACAGGCAGCGATGGATGCCATGTTGAAACAAGCAAATCCGGCTACCAGTCTACTTTGGTTGTTAACTGTGCTGGTTTATACTCAGACAAAGTGGCGAAGTTTACCAATCAAAAATTGGATGTTAAAATCATTCCATTTAGAGGTGAATATTACAAGCTATCAAAAGAGAAGGAATACCTGGTTAAAAATTTAATATACCCTGTGCCTGACCCAAATTTTCCGTTTCTTGGAGTACATTTTACCAGAATGGCTAAAGGTGGTGTAGAAGCAGGACCAAATGCAGTGTTAGCCTTTCAGAGGGAAGGTTATAAAAAATCTGATATAAATCTTAGTGAATTGGCGGAGTCATTAGCATGGCCTGGATTTCAAAAAGTAGCTATGAAATATTGGAAAACAGGTTTTGGAGAAATGTATCGTTCATTTTCGAAAGCAGCATTTACTAAAGCCTTACAAAAATTGCTGCCAGAAATTACTGAAAATGACCTAGTAGAAGGTGGTGCGGGTGTACGAGCTCAGGCCTGTGATAGAAATGGTGGTTTAATTGATGATTTTTTAATTATCGAAAATGAGCACGCTATTAATGTCTGTAATGCGCCATCTCCTGCGGCCACGTCTTCATTATCTATTGGTGATACTGTTTCTGACCTGGTTTTAAAGCGATTCTAA
- a CDS encoding ThiF family adenylyltransferase — MLSKEEIQRYQRHFPLPDFGVEAQEKLKKSKVLIVGCGGLGNPVSSYLAASGVSCIGLIDSDVVSISNLQRQILYKEQEIGISKVRLTAQKLKELNHHVEIEEYNLNLNSKNALSIIDKFDLVIDCTDNFPTRYLINDACILQNKPFIYGSIYQYEGQVAVFNVNKSANYRDLYPTPPNPESVPDCEIGGVLGTLPGIIGSIQANEAIKVICGIGQPLIEKLFIFDSQSMETRVIKIKNTNARDTITGLIDYEEFCHPNKNKMVKEITVKELHEMIENKEDFQLIDVREPHEVEIATLDGELIPLGDIPQNEDKIAKNKKVVVHCRSGARSGQAIQYLQGKLGLENLYNLKGGILAWADEIDPSMEKY; from the coding sequence ATGCTCAGTAAAGAGGAAATACAACGGTATCAAAGACATTTTCCTCTGCCAGACTTTGGAGTTGAAGCGCAAGAGAAATTAAAAAAATCTAAAGTGCTAATAGTAGGCTGCGGTGGTCTTGGAAACCCGGTATCTTCTTATTTGGCTGCCTCAGGTGTAAGTTGTATTGGCCTAATTGATTCAGATGTGGTTTCAATTTCTAACCTACAAAGACAAATTCTATATAAAGAACAGGAAATTGGCATATCAAAAGTAAGGCTAACAGCACAAAAGCTAAAGGAGCTGAACCATCATGTTGAAATTGAAGAATACAATCTCAATTTAAACTCAAAAAATGCACTTTCAATTATAGACAAGTTTGATTTGGTTATTGACTGTACTGATAATTTTCCGACACGCTATCTGATTAATGACGCTTGCATTTTACAGAATAAACCTTTCATTTACGGCTCTATCTATCAATATGAAGGGCAAGTAGCAGTCTTTAACGTAAATAAGAGTGCCAATTACAGAGACCTCTATCCTACTCCGCCAAATCCTGAGAGTGTGCCTGATTGTGAAATAGGTGGTGTGTTAGGTACTTTGCCGGGTATTATTGGCAGCATTCAAGCGAATGAAGCAATTAAAGTTATTTGTGGAATTGGCCAACCCTTAATTGAAAAGCTTTTTATATTTGATAGTCAGTCGATGGAAACACGGGTAATTAAAATTAAAAATACGAATGCCCGGGATACTATCACTGGATTAATAGATTACGAAGAATTTTGTCATCCAAACAAGAATAAAATGGTTAAGGAAATTACAGTGAAAGAACTTCACGAAATGATTGAGAACAAGGAAGATTTTCAATTGATAGATGTGCGCGAACCACATGAGGTTGAAATTGCTACACTGGATGGTGAGTTAATACCACTTGGTGATATTCCTCAAAACGAAGATAAAATTGCAAAAAACAAAAAAGTGGTGGTGCATTGTCGCAGTGGGGCTCGTAGCGGGCAGGCAATCCAATACTTACAAGGTAAACTAGGGTTAGAGAATCTGTATAACCTTAAGGGTGGAATACTGGCTTGGGCCGATGAGATTGACCCGAGTATGGAAAAGTATTAA